The Terriglobia bacterium sequence ACGTTTGCTCCCCTGCTGGGTTTGTTTACACATTCGTGGAAATACTTTATGCTGGGCTTGGCTGTGGCGGGATTGAGCGGGATTCGTCACAAGAAAGAATTCAGGCAATTGCTTGGAAGGTTTGCATAAGTGAATCTGGACCTGGCGAAATGAGGCAACTCACCTCCCACAACTCGCGCAATGAATGGTTCTGCAAGCGCATCGAGGTAGTTCGCGAAACTGCCGGCCGGACGCCCGCGCACCGGACCCGCCGCTCTCGCAAGCAAGGACAACTTGACCCCCATGTCTAAGATCCACGTTTCCATTCGACCGATCGAGAAAGCGGACTTCGACACGCTCTGTGAGATCGATCAAGCCTGCTTTCCGCCGGGCGTGGCGTATTCCACTTGGGAAATGCGCTGGTTCCTGACACGCCGGGGCGCCTTCGGGTTTCTGGCCGAAATTGGCGATCCGGCGAACCTCCCGTCAGGGGAGCGTCCCATCGCCGGTTTCATTGTGGCGTGGAAAGTGCAGGGCAAGGCGGGTCACATTATCACGCTCGACGTCCTGGAGCGCTATCGCCGTCTCCACATCGGCAGCAATCTGATGAAGAAGGTGGAAGAAGAGTTCCTCAAGGCACAAATCCGCGTCGCGCTTCTCGAGGTTTCCGTCAACAACACGGCGGCCCAGGAGTTTTACAAGGGGTTTGGCTACAAGGTGAATGAGCGGCTCAAGAATTACTATCCCACCGGTGAGGACGCCCTGGAGATGGCCCGCTGGTTTGAAGAGTAACTTCTGTCCCCTGATTCAAGCCTCTTCAACGACTTCAACGCGGAGGCGCGGAGTTTGGCGTAGCGAATGATTTCGGGTCGACTCTGCGTCTCAGCGGTCATAACTGATTCCCCTGTCTTTACCGTTTCGACCACCACAGGACATCGGCGCCCACCGCCAGCAACAACAGGATTCCTATGAACCCATTCACGTTGAAAAAGGCCGCATTGACCCGCGAAA is a genomic window containing:
- a CDS encoding GNAT family N-acetyltransferase, coding for MSKIHVSIRPIEKADFDTLCEIDQACFPPGVAYSTWEMRWFLTRRGAFGFLAEIGDPANLPSGERPIAGFIVAWKVQGKAGHIITLDVLERYRRLHIGSNLMKKVEEEFLKAQIRVALLEVSVNNTAAQEFYKGFGYKVNERLKNYYPTGEDALEMARWFEE